The DNA region tcacgccatataaaaaaaaatcgcgacaaacatagaagaaagtaacataatgaatgaaattttaaacaaaaaataataatacagaaggcatttggatcagtaccattgatcagttgtggattcatatcccacctgtaccaaatggaaccatttttgccatttctgaaacaatattagcattttttgcaacacttttaatatcgttgctttaaaaacaaattcaggaaaaaaatttaaattcgaaaatttaaaaaaattaaaaccataaaataaatcaccaaattataaaatctagggatttagtacttgataattctcgccaaaactttactctggaaaatcgatacacgaaatttctattattttcttctctaaatttctctaaactaaaatatgactccgaaaatgatccgaactaagaaaacggaaaaaaaaatcaaaatttaataatttaataatttaaaaattttataactcaataatttaataatttaataatttcatgatttaataatttaaaagattaaaaatttaataatttaataatttaataatttaataatttaataatttaataatttaataatttaataatttaataatttaataatttaataatttaataatttaataatttaataatttaataatttaataatttaataatttaataattgaataatttaataatttaataatttaataggagcagtgcgtggccgaatggttacgctgtccactttgtaagcggatgattctgggttcgattcccatctgctccaaccttccatcggatgaggaagtaaaatgtcggtcccggccttggttgttaggccgtccaggtgtaggagtcgtctccatgccataagtacaaacaacacaccaaaccaagcctactccggtggaatcgctggcggcggctggactcgcaatccaaaggtcgtcagttcaaacactggggtggaaggttccttggagtagaaagaggtttgggtgctctccccattcaagccttcggactcctaggttcgagccgaaacttgcaatagagaccacaaaagacccgggggtcgttaatgtggatggtttgatttttttttaaataatttaataatttaataatttaataatttaaaaatttaataatttaataatttagtaattttataattttataatgttataattttataattttataattttataattttataatttaataattttattatttaataatttaataatttaataattttagaatttaataattatttaatttaagaatttaataattttccaagtggatttcgtcatgttgtgataattgggaataTAATCAATTCTACCTGGATCAGAGGGgcaacagaatttttatttttttcaataaaccaaaaatttaaaaatttaaatttttatgttgaaaaaacataaaatatctaaaaagtttcatagcttcaattttttaaaattctgtaatttttcgaattttgttattttgattttaataaaattggtatttattgtattaagcagatgttttaaaaataatgagttgtaatgttatgttaaattaatataacaaatctcactacattaaaaaaaatcgctccttgaagattatttcaaagtttcgtatgaaaaaaaaaaaatcaataatttttagaagaaaattttcttcattaacaacttcttagaaattgatgttttcgcactcaacgaaagagattgaatttatttaattcctaataatattttcctttgtagtttgaaagaaattctatcgttcttaattattttgtttatcaaaattgctatccgcgcgaaatgcgcgtctgagcaaaattagccagcgatccgcgccgtccgtaacaaccctgtataTAGGGCAATGGAAGGAACCAGAGCCAAACTAGTTTGACCAAGATGATCTAACAGCGTCAACCAAAGGGGCATCATCAGTATCAtccacccttggcctgcaaaatACTCACACTTAACATTGATAAGAAATAATAGTTTCATTTATCTGCGTAAAATTAaagacaaattcaaaaatgaaaacatttgaatacaaaaattacGAGTGAAAGGAGAATCAATAATTAAACACAAcgttttgagtttaaaaatagtatatttataaaatatatgTAAACCCACGTAAAATTCACACCCCAACTAATCCCACAGTTCCTCGTCGAGCCGATCCCCTTCGGAACCTGGCCCACCACCGCCGCCATCCGCCCCATCCCACGCATTACCCCGCTCTCCGTCCGCCGGCACTTCTTCCTCGTCCAAATCGTACTCAAAGTCCTCCTCACTGCCCAGCACCGACTCGTCATCCCCGTTCAGCGTTATCACGTTCTCTTCGGAAATGCGGTACGAAGCCCCCGCCAGAATCGGCCTCAACTCGTCCAAATCGGTGGTCAGTTCAACGTTCATGCAGGACACTACCAGCTGCAGCGGAATGCGGTATTCGTTCTCCTCGTAGTGGTAGTAGTCTTCCTGCTGGAGTCTTAACCTGCGGATTTGGTATTCCGCTTCTTCGAGCAGGCGTTCCGGTCGTTGCCGCAGGTCGGGTTCCTGCACAGGGTAATCAACGCTGTAGATCAGCTTGTACTCGTCGCTGGTGGAATCGAGCAGTTCATCGTCGTAGTTTCCGCTGTCGTTCCGTGATCGTTCGACCGGGACGTAGTAATCGATGTCACGGCCGAGCGGTTGATCTTCGTCGTCACTCAGATCGATGTCGTCCCCGTTGGAATCCACCTCGTCGAGGACATCACGGAACTCTTCAAGACCTTCTCCTGGTGCTACCGCCGCGTCAAAATCATCAGGGTCTTCGTCCCGTTCCATGACGATTTCGCCTACTTCTTCATCAAAGTAAATCTTCGGTTCGGCTGGTTGACCTTCACCGGAAGGTCCAGGTGGTTCCTCAGACTGTACCGTGGGCGCGACTTGCGTCGTTACCACTCCACCTTCAGCTTGAGCAGCGCGTTTCGCTTCCAACACCTCCAAGAAATCCTTCCTCACAAACACTCCCATCTGGCTGACGGGTCCCACGTCCGGCGAGTCCTTCGGCTGTGGCCCAATGCCAAAGTACTTGACCACGTACTCAGGAAGCGCTGGCAAATGTTTTCGCACCACTCCCGAAACTGAGCCCGCGTCCACTCGAACTTGTGATCCTCGTGGCGAAAGCCAGTCTCCAGCAGACCATCAAAGTGCACGTTGTACTCGGAGTTGGGCGTGCTGAAAAGCGCGACCTTGGGTCGAATCAATCCGAAGATGTTGTGTGGGATGGCCTCCAGCACCAGCGGGAACAGGTGCTCGAtgctaaaaaatcgaaaattgtaaTTATTCTTTAACCAAAACGATATCAACCCCGAACGCCCACTTACATCTCGATCCCAATGACCACGTCCGTGTCCTGGAGGCACTCGTTGTAGCTGGCGATGCTGCCGCGCCACACCTCGACGGCAAACTTGCTCGGCCGGCGCTGGATAAAATCCACCATTAGTGGGCGAACCGTGTAAGCCCACTTGGATATTAGCTCCTCGTCGATGTCGACCTACGGGTGATCGGTGGAGTAGAAAATTGGGATTTTTCTTGGAAATTTTGGTTGGCACTTGATTGCAATCGTGGTGACTATTGCACTCGATCGTAGTACAGTCCTGACTCGAATATTCGAAGGccatggcaaaatttcacttgagcaattctctaccaaaaccggaaatggattttatttgtattttttgatttggctcaaactttgtgggtgccttcccaatgaccaaataagctgttttgcgtcattggttcacccttacaagtctccatacaattttggctgctgtccatacaaaattggtatgtaagtattcaaacagctgtaacttttgagtgaattttctgatcaatttagtgttttcggcaaagttgtaggtattgttgaggacttttgagaaaaaaaataaatacacggaaatttttttttgctgattttttaatcaacttttttttcccctaaaactcaatttcccaaaattcgtattttttgattttcgaaatttttttgatatgttttaggggacaaaaatccgcaacttttgagccatagagaaacatggtcaaaaaatctgccgccgagttatgaatttttgaaaaaaatagtgattttgtatagtgaaatttcatgcaaaaacaaatttgacattatttttatcatgcaaaattgaatttgcaatcgaaaagtactctacagattttttgataaagggctccgttttcaagatatagccacagaaagtttcattttagtgaaatatttgcagtttaaaaaaaaaaaattaaaatagtgaccatgacacagtggtcggaaacgcaaatttagtaggaataatttatttccgcttcaaggatgcattttcgagcttcggtgtccaagaagcatttgttaaaaatgaaattctacatcttttggtcaaaacgatattagggtggtccaacaattactaatattttcaaaaactatcttcgcttctagataagatagaggtatactttcttgaacagtattgtagtactagccatttcaaacaactttgtcgaagacaccaaatctctatctcttaatctgatcattctacagcattttatatgaaaagcagtagggtggcccaccaaaaaagtgtttttattgcgtatcttttttgtattatttttggcaattttggtatcttcgggacatatttagaccataaaaatacgcgtcttttgaaatgtcaacgaagtcgctaggtcattttggtaaaaagttacagcgttttaaaagtttttaataggcctttttcaaatgtttgtatcttttcgaggggACACAAAAATACGCTCCGCGGTGcctgaaagctcaaaacttcttctttaatatgaatataacatctcaaaagggtttttcttaaacccaagttacagcgatttaaaaatggtcattttatgagattttgtaccatgctctatgaggaaatttacatgaatatcgcattaatcagttgatttgtggacaaacgtggtcgaacctggtttttatggcaactagggtggtcttagatgaactagggtggttcatattcgTAAGAGTTATAAGAtatgtttgttttaaattcgcatagaaagaaaaataaaaaaaaaacatttaaaacttaaattagacctgttttaaatagtaaagcagctgaggatatgatatctgattagggtggctcaaattaattagaaaaaaaagattaaagattttattcgttagaaaatgtattttaacatattattatttctctacgtttttttcgtaaatcgacttttatttgtgtttttttttaataggttaaAACTTTCCATGCATTTACTGTGTTTAAgggtgccattttgcatcattagttgttCCATACAaagcttcatacaattttttttttattctttgtcctctatcttaacctataccctaactggctcaatcggccttgccatcacggagccgtgcgtctatttatgcgatattcatgtaaatttcctcatagagcatggtacaaaatctcataaaatgaccatttttaaatcgctgtaacttgggtttaagaaaaacccttttgagatgttatattcatattaaagaagaagttttgagctttcaggTGCACCGCggagcgtatttttttgtgtccccctcgaaaagatacaaacatttgaaaaaggcctattaaaaacttttaaaacgctgtaactttttaccaaaatgacctagcgacttcgttgacatttcaaaagacgcgtatttttatggtctaaatatgtcccgaagataccaaaattgccaaaaataatacaaaaaagatacgcaataaaaacacttttttggtgggccaccctactgcttttcatataaaatgctgtagaatgatcagattaagagatagagatttggtgtcttcgacaaagttgtttgaaatggctagtactacaatactgttgaagaaagtatacctctatcttatctagaagcgaagatagtttttgaaaatattactaattgttggaccaccctaatatcgttttgaccaaaagatgtagaatttcatttttaacaaatgcttcttggacaccgaagctcgaaaatgcatccctgaagcggaaataaattattcctgctaaatttgcgtttccgaccactgtgcatgagtgaccatttctataaaaaaaaatttttaagacttcagaaaatttgctataaatttgtctaagagacattgaagattggacctcgggttgctgagatagagccactttaagaaaaagaaatacgaaaattgaagttttctaagtctcatcaaaacaacccaccattttttaatgtcggtatgtcagcaactaatggtccgattttcaatgttttaacatgaaacattcgtgaaattttccgatcttttcgaaaaaaaaatattttgaatttttttaaatcaggactAGTATTTTAAATgtgcgtaatattcaatgtttggcccttttaaaatgttagtcgattttgggaaattgagtttttgtaaaaaaaagttgattaaaaaatctgcaattttttttccgtgtaccattttttttctcaaaagtcctcaacaatacttacaactttgccgaagacaccaaattgatcagaaaattcactcaaaagttacaactgtttaaatatttacataccatttttgtatggacagcagccaaaattgtatggagacttgtaagggtgaaccaatgacgcaaaatagcttatttggtcatagggaaggccccccacaaagtttgagtcaaataaaaaaatacaaaaaataaaaatggtcgaaatcggccgatttcgtagagagttgctcacttcggttaatcgaataaaaaaaatgtttttttcgttgtcttaaaatttaatatatttaatatttaaaatataatatttttgattgtctagCTTAAGtggcttaagtatgacccctaaactactctaaagtgattagtaatttataaattaaagatggtggccaaaatagctgtaatgaaatatttaaaaaatgtattttttattttaatcctCTACTGCCCAACATTTtcttttcgaacatttttatttctccCGTGTTTAGGaagttattttgagcaacttttgttttacgaaaaattttgtgattgttttcaaattttttgctcTAGAATAACAccgttatcatttaaattgttaaaaaatgcgtagaggcatagtctgagacACTACAAATTTCTGCTTagttctttttacttaaaatataggaaatgttagtaaataacacagccaaaattgacccctaaaaaactaacatttttaaaaccattggttggcaaagtcacataaaacaaatcaaacatccaaccctaaaattttcttaaattttaagagttcttctttccaatgcttgttaaacatcaaaaattggttgaaaattgatttttagcgattttttagatcgaagcccgtccaaaggcggggttgggttgtagagggttaatagaCAATCAAccattgttggaattcgagcgagaagaaggaaagcatttctcgctcgcgaacgagggagagaacttgtagtacttttctcttctcgctcgcgctcgcattttcgttcgcgttctcgctctcgccacgagcgctcgcgagcgcctcgttCTAGCCGTTCgccccaagctagcaatttgtttatcaggcttatgaatacgaaccaggcgatggtatagaggtgtaacttcaatcgctttgttgttttttgttcgtttctaacacgttcaacttctcgcgaacgggcaaatctggctcgcgagaaagcccgttcgcgagcggaggagagcacgggcaatcggtgagtttctctcggcagctcgatactcgcggcgagaactcgagagagagaaaattttctcgcgagagcgcgataataccaacactgcaatcaaccattcaaatttgactaaaatggggtcgcagaactcgaatttaagGTTAAagttagaaaatgaaaaaaaaaacgattttattttgttcgtgatttgagtcccatacaaaccttcggataattgaaagtCCGgacaatcgaggcttcggataatcgagtaagGACTGTATTTCGATCGTAATTCCTCGAATCACGATTGAGATTACTCGATTGAAATATTACGATTGTAAGTTGTCAACGGTAATTCGaacgtatttttttgacaaattacgatcgaCGATAGAGGTAATCtcgatttattcaaaaaaaatcaaaggttcAATAACtctggaactattttttttaattttaacattaaaatacaaaagtaaaaaactcaaaaaactccgaaattctaaacttttaaaaagcaaaaattctaactggaaaatggaaaaaattagaaacttctaaaacaaattaatattccaaactatgaaaatttcaaatttcttaaaatttaaaaggttgaaattaaaagtatataaatttCTAACTTTTCGAGATAAAAATTCCAaactattaaaattcaaatgaaaaaaaaaataaaaagaaaaatgagaaaatttaaacattcttaaaattcaagaaaactagcttttaaaatattgaaaaaaatacaaaatttttgaataaccgatacttagttttttttatgtctaaatctaaaagattaaaaataaattgaacttcttgaaaattttaaaatgtttgagatccttaaattttatattttgtacaTTGTTGAATTACAatttagactcgattatccgaagcctaaATTTTACGaactttcgattatccaaagtcttcggataatcgaatcaagaacaaaaaaaaaatccaaggccttcgataatcaagtctggattgtattctaaaattctaaatatcaaaaattatggaactaaaaactgcaaaaaaataaaacttagaatctaaaaaaataaaattaaatttttttaaaaaaattaaaaaattatgtcaagaataaaaattgcaaacattaaaaatttaaagattcctaactatcaaaattatttttttttattaaaaatttaaatattaaaaaaaaacaaaaaaaaatccttaaataaaGATTCATAAAAACAAAAGctcaataaggccgatgcaaatatttaaaaaagtttttgtccctcggccctggccgaggtcaagaggggggcaaaaaaataaaaaaatataaaaatttgaataacaagccatagtcttcacaattaaatgaaaaaaagtgttttaaaatgcattttacactagttcagttgttttgcaatcattagttttcaaaaaatctaagatctgacaaaaataaaaattgcatcgaaaaaaaagattttgcatcgaaaattttcaaaaaatcttaagattttttaataaacccaaacatgctaaaaatgattctaaacgcagaagaatgtattttaatttgatttcagctggttgcacatgaattttcattgaaattttgaagtttattgtaaaaatattttttttgccccctgatttttcgggccaattttgaagggggggtgacaaaaacttctaaaaatatttgtaccagcctaacctaaaaaaaataaattatgaaatattaaaatcaagaaataaaaaggaatatttttaattttatatttcagatactttttctaaattaactaaaaaatttgttgaaaatattgaatttcttaatttttttaaaatgtttgaaatttagaaatttttgttttttaaatactattgATTTGCAGTTcaggctcgattatccgaagcctcaatTGTACAGTACCTGTTCGGTaacagtcaccgaatgctgctcgctaactgggctgtacgaaaaataacgaggggaccaccgatgcataatatttttctcatgaaatataaaaataaaagttaatgaAATGTATTTACAATCCTTacgtttcatatttttttttgaatgtgacttaaaattaaataaaagtttgaaaacagtttttttttatctattgaacatgatttttgcatctatTAACCCCTctgtcatttcggtttgttttggttttttgacgttggTCTGCTGggcggacgcctagaaatgagcagaaacttgcaacacagaccacaaaagacccgggggtcgttaaagtggtttgctttgcttttttctgcattcgaatgagcgaatccaaattacagattgtcaaggcaaacagattggccaatgtttctggacaccaaacgtgctggacaccaaccgccctttacgcccagcaaaactggcagtgttgcaagcgcaaaacatacgttgccagtgccgatttattttgcatcggccAATCTGTCTCGAGACAATCTGTAATCCAAATTcgctaattggaacgactgacagctgtcaaaagcttgaaaTCACGTGTTCGGAAATTGCGTTGAAACGTCAACATCaatttgacaactgattttgacggtTGActgctttttaattcgaatacgtTCGAATTAGCGAGCATTCGAATTAGCGGACATTCGAAAGAGCTAAATTCGATTTAACGAGTCCGCTCTGTACctacaagttttttcaataacttaaaagcctgccaaaattgtatggacgaACTCGTGATGCAAAATATCTTCTTTAGTCATAGAAAGTTTATCCAaatcatcaaaaacaaaaaaaaatatgttcattaAATTTGCTCATTCTTCGGAAAATTGCTTCTTGGGAAAATTTCGGTCAATTTTTGCCAATCGAGCACAATACTCTTCACGAATATGTCGACTTAGGTATTTCGATcagcaaacgaaaaaaatactaacgtggtgattattgcattcgatcgtaatattactatcgtaatttctcgactcacgatcgagatttctcgatcgtaatattacgatcgtaatttgtcgatggtaagtcgtaatttgtcgaaagtagattgagatcattcgatcgtaatttctcgacctaccatcgacaaattacgactgacgatcgagaaaatctcgatacgtgttttcaaaaattcaagtattcaaaaatttaaaaaaaacaataatttcaaaaatttaaaagatatcagaaattttatttttttttaattttaaaaattttttttttttttagaatttttaaaaacttaaatttttttataaattttataaatttcaaaaatttcaaaaatttcaaaaaattcaaaaatttaaaaaatttaaaaaaattttaaaattttaaaattttaggaatttcaatttttttttaatttcaaatttttaaaaatttcaaaaatttcaaaaattttaaaaatttcagaaattttaaaaattttaaaaatttcaaaaattaaaaaaaaattctaaaatttcaaaaaaaaatttcaaaaaattcaaaaattttaaaaaatttaaaaatcataaaaatttcaaaaaaatccaatacagtcgactctctggttgtcaatatccaagggaccgtcgaggaagagaagcatcagtttatagaacgatgcaaaatgaagactcgattgaaattggTTGTTTCTTGCcaaccagctatgggagagaatcatggcaacgtccagcaaacaaaaacaaagaaatgtcaaacacccttcaaagcttcgtttctcaaagaaaaatgtctatgcaagccatgagaaaatgaaattattgacaaccggaatagatttttagagcaaatagaatccaacggaccgtcgaggaagagatccttcaagtaagagaaaatatcgaggaataaagacaatcgaagtatgcagtttgaagggactgaagaattcatcggtacatggagcaatattgatatcgagaagatcgacagccagagagtcgactgtatttcgaaaatttcaaaaattttaatttttttttttaaatctcaaaaatttaaaaaaaaaatcaaaaaattttattggcaaaatggtggcaaaaattcaaatcattttagctcgacaatcaaaaattgaacaacgaaaaaaattgtattttcgtgattcgataatccgaagtgaatttattgcgaggccttcggataatcgagtgtggactgtactgcccctgatcgcttaactgtcccatatgcatttttatcaatttcgagttattgatgcagtttggttcaacatCGTGTGCTTTttcaaaagagaaaaaaaaaacaaatcaggaggaaatccagtttttttgcgAAAGAGTTATTGGATTgaattggattttatttcattttttttataaattaaaaaaaatttaaattaaaaaaaaaattaaaattgttgaaatttttaaaacataaaaaacttaaattttaaaaaatattgaaattttcaaagtttttaaaatttgttgaatttttttaattttcgatgtttttaaattttttcaattttttaaatttatttttattaatcttaaaatttctgaaattttaaattttttaaatttttttaatttttttaaaatttttgatattattaaattttttaaaaattttgaaattttcgaatttttttaaaattttaaaaaaatttcaatttttcaattttagaaatttatgaaattaaaatgccgtttaaataaaaaatattcaaaaaatggtattacaaattacgatcgtaatttctagATCCACGAGCGAGATTTCTCAACAgtaaaattacgatcgtaatttctcgatggtaagtcgtaatttcgtcgcttgtgtgctatcttgtgacacgtcctatctttctattgcagacgtgtcacaagatagcacacaagcgacgatttgtcgatggtagatcgagatttgtcgatggtaagtcgtaatcttaccatcgagaaatctcgatcgtgagtcgagaaataacgatcgtaatattacgatcgaatgcaataatcaccacgtaaGACTACATAAAAAAACACCCGGTTTTGTTTCATTTAATCAGTTTCAGAAACTTGACTgttttattattgaattaatCTTAAGTTAGGTTGGCTGTTTGCAAATATTTACACTATTTCTTTCAAATATATAGTAAAAGAAACTTCTGGTTGATTGCTTTCAGAAACGCAACTCTCGTAATCCTCTTTCACGCAATTACACACAAAACAAAACGGACCAACGGATATCTTCGCCTCAATTGAAGATACCATTCAAGGGATTGAGTGTGGCGGGTACCGTACAACCAGATAGGTGTACGGTTAAATAAATAAgcttgctcacacacacacacacacacacactagacGATCTCGCCCTGGTTGAGCTGCTTCCAGAAGCGAGCATCCTTCCGGTGCACGAACGTGGCCAGCATCAGCTTCGTGCGGCCACTCACTTCGTAGCTCGGGCACCACCGGCAAAGCCACTCGTAGATGTCGGCAAACCCGAAGCGGGTGAACCGCACGAGTCCGGCGACGGCCGCCTCCTGCACGCGCTGGTTGCCGCCGGCGAGCTGGACAATGTTGCCGAACATTTGCATGAAGCGCGACACGTCCTGGAAGTTGGGTTGCGTTTTCAGGATCGCCGAGATGGTGAAGATGAGACAGCAGATCCGATCGTCCAGCGCGTCGGTGCGGTCTGCGTGCTCCAGCTGC from Culex quinquefasciatus strain JHB chromosome 3, VPISU_Cqui_1.0_pri_paternal, whole genome shotgun sequence includes:
- the LOC6036295 gene encoding LOW QUALITY PROTEIN: uncharacterized protein LOC6036295 (The sequence of the model RefSeq protein was modified relative to this genomic sequence to represent the inferred CDS: inserted 1 base in 1 codon) encodes the protein MDTVMELIKPPYNFDNSCYFDEENKIRFEPPIYEQRYLTVLRLLELDLWKDSFKKVVEFGCAEMKFFTLLKTLQSVEQILEVDIDEELISKWAYTVRPLMVDFIQRRPSKFAVEVWRGSIASYNECLQDTDVVIGIEIIEHLFPLVLEAIPHNIFGLIRPKVALFSTPNSEYNVHFDGLLETGFRHEDHKFEWTRAQFREWCENICQRXPEYVVKYFGIGPQPKDSPDVGPVSQMGVFVRKDFLEVLEAKRAAQAEGGVVTTQVAPTVQSEEPPGPSGEGQPAEPKIYFDEEVGEIVMERDEDPDDFDAAVAPGEGLEEFRDVLDEVDSNGDDIDLSDDEDQPLGRDIDYYVPVERSRNDSGNYDDELLDSTSDEYKLIYSVDYPVQEPDLRQRPERLLEEAEYQIRRLRLQQEDYYHYEENEYRIPLQLVVSCMNVELTTDLDELRPILAGASYRISEENVITLNGDDESVLGSEEDFEYDLDEEEVPADGERGNAWDGADGGGGGPGSEGDRLDEELWD